From the Oleiphilus messinensis genome, one window contains:
- a CDS encoding HDOD domain-containing protein: MAVAQRLKRYLENLQVQYDIVHHERAYTAEHAATSAHVAADQMVVATPLIDRNGVLFALHSLANEVDMEKMAQSTGRRLQLLAVEQIERFFRDCEVSAIPAIGAAYGLKMVVDPSLFQQPQLFVRCGSTEALIKLENAEFRMALVQATEADFVKWSATRVPAAVTSLKHGHHQDVTWEDIADRLQQLYTLPPMPTIAVRILHLVSDPESEISDLARVIEQDPSLAAQILRYARSALFNFPGEINSVQDAVNIVLGFERVANIAMGIASAKAFNIPQNGPLGMDRFWQHSLMCSFLCQQFALQVSREANVDPGLAYLCGLLHNFGWLLMGHLFAPEFKSLNQLAFEQPDTPIHVLERQVFGMGWAQDVMAIGHGTLGGMLLKMWNLPDAVVKCAAMHQATSYQGDQDQYVHLVRLCNTILHNNGIGELDAPCHLESVFLRFGLSVDRGLEIAKEALKSTEELGQFARSIAA, translated from the coding sequence ATGGCTGTGGCTCAAAGACTGAAACGTTACCTGGAAAACCTACAGGTGCAGTATGATATTGTTCATCATGAACGGGCTTATACCGCAGAGCACGCTGCCACGAGTGCTCATGTTGCTGCAGATCAAATGGTTGTTGCCACGCCTCTGATTGATCGAAACGGGGTACTGTTTGCGTTGCATTCACTGGCGAACGAAGTGGATATGGAAAAAATGGCTCAGTCCACAGGGCGACGATTGCAACTGTTGGCCGTGGAGCAAATCGAGCGCTTTTTTCGCGACTGTGAAGTCTCTGCAATTCCGGCAATTGGAGCGGCTTATGGCTTGAAAATGGTGGTTGATCCCTCGCTCTTCCAGCAGCCCCAGCTGTTTGTTCGCTGTGGTTCCACGGAGGCGTTGATCAAACTGGAAAATGCGGAATTTCGAATGGCCCTGGTACAGGCTACTGAAGCGGATTTTGTGAAATGGTCTGCGACCCGAGTACCGGCGGCCGTGACATCGTTGAAGCATGGCCACCACCAGGATGTGACCTGGGAAGACATTGCAGATCGCTTGCAGCAGCTTTATACATTACCTCCGATGCCGACGATCGCGGTGCGTATCCTTCATCTGGTTTCTGATCCCGAAAGTGAAATTTCCGACCTGGCCCGTGTTATCGAGCAGGATCCCAGTCTTGCCGCGCAAATTTTGCGTTACGCGCGCTCGGCGTTGTTCAATTTCCCGGGTGAAATCAATTCCGTACAGGATGCGGTTAATATTGTGCTGGGATTTGAGCGGGTGGCCAATATCGCAATGGGGATTGCGTCTGCAAAAGCATTCAATATCCCGCAAAATGGGCCGCTGGGTATGGATCGGTTCTGGCAGCATTCACTCATGTGTTCATTCCTTTGCCAACAGTTTGCACTGCAAGTTTCCAGAGAAGCCAATGTCGATCCGGGACTGGCCTATCTTTGTGGTTTGTTGCATAACTTCGGCTGGTTGTTGATGGGGCATCTCTTCGCACCGGAGTTCAAATCCCTTAATCAACTCGCTTTTGAACAGCCCGATACACCCATTCATGTTCTGGAACGTCAGGTGTTTGGTATGGGCTGGGCACAGGATGTGATGGCTATTGGCCATGGTACTCTGGGTGGCATGTTGTTGAAAATGTGGAATTTGCCTGATGCGGTAGTCAAATGTGCCGCGATGCACCAGGCGACGTCTTATCAAGGTGACCAGGATCAGTATGTCCATCTGGTGCGCCTGTGTAATACAATTTTGCACAATAACGGCATCGGGGAGTTAGATGCCCCTTGCCATCTGGAAAGTGTTTTTCTGCGCTTTGGTTTGTCGGTTGACCGAGGTTTGGAAATTGCCAAGGAAGCGCTGAAGTCCACCGAGGAGCTGGGCCAGTTTGCTCGCAGTATTGCGGCCTGA
- the ppc gene encoding phosphoenolpyruvate carboxylase encodes MSELHPGLRENVKLLGELLGQSIRDHLGEPFLDKVEAIRTAAKAGRKQQDSRNEKLLALLSQLQDSEVLPVTRAFNQFLNLANIAEQYHGIRRNQTTGIGGDIESLESVFARLKESGISGDAIFEMAQRMKIEFVLTAHPTEVTRRTLIMKYDALTECLEQLDRTDLADDEYERIVSRLAQLVAQAWRTDEIRHDRPTAEDEAKWGFAVIENSLWHALPRFLRSLDKALLDACGKKLPLSAAPIKIASWMGGDRDGNPNVTADVTRNVFMLSKWMAADLYLRDIEVLRAELSMNEASSELYREAGTRHEPYRVVLAKLRDRLLSLRDQLQASLESASGTSFPPSEQDWVTTQDVIDTLELCYRSLVAKGMGLIADGGLQDTIRRAYCFGMELVKLDIRQESTRHMQAIDEVTQYLGLGSYADWSEDDKIAFLIRELSGRRPLIPARWQASAETEEVLRTCRVVAAQPPEALGSYVISMAGKVSDVLSVILLLRESGVSHAMRIVPLFETLTDLDNAPGCIDHLLSLPWYRDYCAGVQEVMIGYSDSAKDAGQMMAAWAQYQAQEKLVAVAGQHGVRLTLFHGRGGTVGRGGGPANRAILSQPPGSVDGSFRITEQGEMIRFKFGLPKLALQSMTLYSSAVLEASLLPPPQPEPQWREMMNYLTSRSLDGYRDTVRGNADFVTYFRQATPEQELGKLALGSRPAKRKASGGVESLRAIPWIFAWTQMRLMLPAWLGADVALEAALKDGHEDLLREMAQRWPFFNTHIDMLEMVVAKSDATISNYYERRLASEELHVLGQTLRERLARVTGLVNRLKQQANLLDDNPLFRQSLDVRNPYTDPLHYLQAELLYRVRHHPAENADEVEEALKVTMAGIAAGMRNTG; translated from the coding sequence ATGTCGGAACTACACCCTGGTTTGCGGGAAAATGTGAAACTGCTCGGGGAACTTCTTGGGCAGAGTATTCGTGATCACCTCGGGGAGCCCTTCCTCGATAAAGTTGAAGCTATTCGCACGGCTGCGAAAGCGGGACGAAAACAACAAGATAGTCGCAATGAGAAATTGCTGGCGCTGTTGAGTCAATTACAGGATTCAGAAGTGCTGCCAGTTACGCGTGCCTTTAATCAGTTTTTGAACCTCGCCAATATTGCCGAACAGTACCATGGTATTCGACGTAATCAGACAACGGGTATCGGTGGTGATATTGAATCACTGGAATCTGTGTTTGCCCGGTTGAAAGAGAGCGGTATATCCGGGGACGCTATTTTTGAAATGGCGCAGCGCATGAAGATCGAATTTGTCCTGACTGCGCACCCGACGGAGGTCACCCGTCGTACCCTGATTATGAAATATGACGCCCTCACCGAGTGTCTGGAACAGTTAGATCGAACCGACCTGGCTGATGATGAGTATGAGCGTATCGTGAGTCGATTAGCGCAGTTGGTTGCCCAGGCATGGCGTACTGATGAAATTCGTCATGACCGTCCCACCGCAGAAGATGAAGCAAAATGGGGCTTCGCGGTGATTGAGAACAGCCTTTGGCACGCGCTACCCCGATTCCTCCGTTCCCTGGACAAGGCCCTTCTGGATGCCTGTGGTAAAAAACTGCCATTATCCGCTGCACCGATAAAAATTGCCTCCTGGATGGGGGGCGACCGGGATGGTAATCCAAATGTGACAGCGGATGTGACCCGCAATGTGTTTATGTTAAGCAAGTGGATGGCCGCGGATCTCTATTTGAGAGATATCGAGGTACTGCGCGCAGAGCTCTCGATGAATGAAGCATCCTCAGAATTGTATCGGGAAGCCGGGACAAGGCACGAACCGTATCGGGTGGTACTGGCCAAGCTGCGGGATCGCCTGTTATCGCTTCGTGATCAGTTACAGGCATCGTTAGAATCCGCGTCCGGCACTTCGTTTCCCCCCTCAGAGCAGGACTGGGTCACCACACAAGACGTTATTGACACCCTGGAGTTGTGTTATCGCTCGCTCGTTGCCAAGGGAATGGGGCTGATTGCCGATGGTGGTTTACAGGATACAATCCGGAGAGCCTACTGCTTTGGTATGGAGCTGGTGAAGCTGGATATTCGCCAGGAGTCCACCCGGCACATGCAGGCGATTGATGAGGTCACACAATATCTGGGGCTGGGGTCTTATGCCGATTGGAGCGAAGACGATAAGATCGCATTTCTGATTCGTGAATTGAGTGGTCGCAGGCCTCTGATACCAGCCCGATGGCAAGCCTCGGCGGAGACCGAGGAAGTCTTGAGAACTTGTCGGGTCGTAGCGGCTCAGCCGCCCGAAGCATTGGGATCCTATGTAATCTCAATGGCCGGGAAGGTATCCGATGTGTTAAGTGTCATTCTGCTTTTGCGGGAAAGCGGTGTCAGCCATGCCATGCGTATTGTGCCATTGTTCGAGACACTAACCGATTTGGATAATGCCCCGGGATGTATTGACCACTTGCTTTCTTTGCCATGGTATCGGGATTATTGTGCCGGAGTGCAAGAGGTGATGATCGGTTATTCTGATTCGGCAAAAGATGCCGGTCAGATGATGGCGGCCTGGGCGCAATATCAGGCTCAGGAAAAACTGGTTGCGGTGGCCGGGCAACATGGGGTCAGGTTAACTCTGTTTCATGGTCGCGGGGGGACTGTGGGGCGGGGTGGCGGTCCGGCTAATCGGGCTATTTTGTCGCAACCACCGGGGTCTGTTGATGGTTCTTTCCGTATTACTGAGCAAGGGGAAATGATCCGGTTCAAGTTCGGCCTGCCAAAACTGGCACTACAAAGTATGACGCTTTATAGTTCCGCGGTGCTGGAAGCTTCGCTACTACCGCCTCCCCAGCCAGAACCACAATGGCGGGAAATGATGAATTACTTAACATCCCGTTCCCTGGATGGTTATCGGGATACGGTCAGAGGTAATGCTGATTTCGTGACCTACTTCCGTCAAGCAACCCCGGAACAGGAACTGGGTAAGCTGGCTTTGGGCAGCCGCCCGGCGAAGCGTAAAGCCAGTGGCGGCGTGGAGAGCTTGCGGGCGATTCCGTGGATTTTCGCCTGGACCCAAATGCGTTTGATGTTACCGGCCTGGCTGGGAGCTGATGTCGCCCTGGAAGCGGCCTTGAAGGATGGTCATGAGGATCTCTTGCGGGAGATGGCGCAGCGCTGGCCGTTTTTTAATACGCACATCGATATGCTGGAAATGGTGGTTGCGAAATCCGATGCCACTATTTCTAACTATTATGAGCGGCGATTGGCATCTGAGGAGCTGCATGTATTGGGGCAGACGCTGCGGGAACGACTGGCTCGTGTAACGGGTCTCGTCAATCGTTTGAAACAACAGGCGAATCTGCTGGATGACAATCCATTGTTTCGGCAATCGCTGGATGTGCGCAACCCCTATACTGATCCTTTGCATTATCTGCAGGCGGAACTGTTGTATCGGGTACGTCATCATCCTGCCGAGAATGCTGATGAAGTGGAAGAGGCGCTGAAAGTGACCATGGCGGGGATTGCTGCGGGCATGCGCAATACCGGGTAG
- a CDS encoding type 1 pili tip component gives MKIATLAKHWEDNAKARLTNKEYNLRLPLEDAARIAALAEMYPKRSQEDIIGELISAALDELETSFPYVQGSKVVATDEQGDPLYEDTGPTPQFLDLSRKYMALLKQDQHAANG, from the coding sequence ATGAAAATTGCTACACTTGCAAAACATTGGGAAGACAACGCGAAAGCACGTTTGACCAATAAAGAATATAACCTTCGATTACCACTGGAAGATGCCGCTCGTATTGCCGCACTGGCCGAAATGTATCCCAAACGTTCTCAGGAAGATATTATCGGGGAATTAATTTCTGCCGCATTGGACGAACTGGAAACCAGCTTTCCCTACGTTCAGGGCTCTAAAGTTGTCGCTACGGATGAACAGGGCGACCCACTCTATGAAGACACAGGCCCAACCCCGCAATTTCTGGATCTGAGCCGAAAATACATGGCACTCCTGAAGCAGGATCAACATGCAGCGAATGGCTGA
- the mazG gene encoding nucleoside triphosphate pyrophosphohydrolase — protein sequence MASKYDFQDLLYLMTRLRDPEDGCPWDQKQSYASIVPHTLEEAYEVAEAIENEDFANLKEELGDLLFQVVFYSEIAREEQRFSFAEIVDTLVAKLIRRHPHVFPDGTLASRLPPGTRMSDAQIKANWERIKADERQEKVSANDAAQQKTESILDSIAHSLPPLAIAEKLQRKAAHVGFDWPDIDPVFDKLQEEISELKEAWHHLHDPANQQLTQADDAQKQAHIEEELGDILFVCVNLSRFLKVDAGRALAGTNRKFRDRFRFIEAQLEADGKSIHSASLTEMDRLWNRAKGKD from the coding sequence ATGGCATCGAAATATGACTTCCAGGATCTGCTCTACCTGATGACCAGGCTCCGCGACCCCGAAGACGGTTGCCCATGGGATCAGAAGCAATCCTATGCTTCAATTGTTCCCCACACGCTTGAAGAAGCCTATGAAGTTGCCGAGGCCATCGAAAATGAGGACTTTGCCAATCTCAAGGAAGAGCTCGGGGACTTGTTGTTCCAGGTGGTGTTTTACAGCGAAATTGCGCGAGAAGAGCAGCGTTTCAGCTTTGCCGAAATTGTTGACACATTAGTAGCAAAGTTGATTCGCCGACACCCCCACGTTTTTCCTGACGGTACGTTGGCAAGTCGGTTGCCGCCCGGCACCCGGATGAGTGATGCGCAGATCAAGGCAAACTGGGAACGGATCAAGGCGGATGAGCGCCAGGAGAAGGTCAGCGCCAACGATGCCGCTCAGCAAAAAACTGAAAGCATTCTGGATAGTATTGCGCACAGCCTGCCGCCCCTGGCGATAGCCGAGAAGCTGCAACGCAAGGCGGCCCACGTGGGCTTCGATTGGCCGGATATTGATCCGGTATTCGACAAGCTTCAGGAGGAAATTTCCGAACTTAAAGAAGCCTGGCATCATTTGCATGACCCGGCGAATCAGCAGCTAACCCAAGCTGACGATGCCCAGAAGCAGGCCCATATTGAAGAAGAGTTAGGGGATATCTTGTTCGTTTGTGTAAACCTTTCCCGTTTTCTTAAAGTTGACGCAGGACGTGCCCTTGCAGGGACAAATCGTAAGTTCAGAGATCGCTTTCGGTTCATTGAGGCGCAACTTGAGGCAGACGGTAAAAGTATTCACAGCGCATCGTTGACAGAAATGGACAGGCTCTGGAATCGCGCGAAAGGAAAAGACTGA